One Malus sylvestris chromosome 14, drMalSylv7.2, whole genome shotgun sequence DNA segment encodes these proteins:
- the LOC126599807 gene encoding uncharacterized protein LOC126599807: protein MMSRCGYEQSAMVGCEGMDSVVCPKPRRLSFLTSSLNDNIRPFRYFNHNQSEIGDSEAGSEILDIILTKGNCDDRFSTNQLASSPPFFCGSPPSRASNPVIQDEHFGNSSNMAPFSPTQPVLSSRNGGCVRMKSGDKPVAVRIEGFDCLSRDRRNCSISAVA, encoded by the exons ATGATGAGCAGGTGCGGTTACGAGCAGAGCGCCATGGTAGGCTGCGAGGGGATGGATTCAGTTGTGTGCCCAAAACCACGTCGATTGAGCTTCCTAACTTCTTCCTTGAACGACAACATCAGACCCTTCAGATACTTCAA TCACAACCAATCGGAGATTGGAGATTCTGAAGCTGGGTCTGAGATTCTGGATATTATTCTCACCAAG GGGAATTGTGATGATAGATTCAGTACTAATCAATTGGCTTCATCGCCGCCGTTTTTCTGCGGGTCTCCGCCGAGCAGGGCATCAAATCCTGTAATCCAAGACGAGCATTTCGGCAACAGCAGCAATATGGCCCCGTTTTCGCCGACACAGCCCGTGTTGTCATCGCGCAACGGAGGCTGTGTCCGGATGAAATCCGGGGACAAGCCAGTCGCGGTGCGGATCGAAGGGTTTGATTGTCTTAGCAGGGACCGCAGGAACTGCAGCATCTCTGCTGTAGCTTGA